From one Brachypodium distachyon strain Bd21 chromosome 4, Brachypodium_distachyon_v3.0, whole genome shotgun sequence genomic stretch:
- the LOC100821647 gene encoding uncharacterized protein LOC100821647: protein MGAAAKPAPFVCFKWPWGPSLNASPNPSLSPSPSPSPCGDLELPWLFKSIRTVAQGLLIAGDLPSPSGGDGSRRRKRNPGQVVVEADRGDAEQRALAAALVSGRAATVLEFYSTRCRLCASLQGLVRELEDGAGGCASFVLADAEDDRWLPELLHYDVRYVPCFVLLDKNGRALAKTGVPTSRQHVIAGLHHLLNMKQPSRQEGKKS, encoded by the exons ATGGGAGCCGCCGCAAAGCCCGCTCCCTTCGTCTGCTTCAAGTGGCCGTGGGGCCCCAGCCTCAACGCGAGCCCTAACCCCAGCCTcagcccgagcccgagcccaaGCCCCTGCGGCGACCTCGAGCTCCCCTGGCTCTTCAAGTCCATCCGCACCGTGGCGCAGGGCCTCCTCATCGCGGGCGACCTCCCTTcccccagcggcggcgacgggtcGAGGCGGCGGAAGCGTAATCCGGgccaggtggtggtggaggcggacCGCGGGGACGCGGAGCAgcgggcgctggcggcggcgctggtgaGCGGGAGGGCGGCCACGGTGCTGGAGTTCTACTCGACGCGGTGCCGCCTCTGTGCGTCGCTGCAGGGCCTCGTGCGTGAGCTCGAGGACGGCGCCGGTGGGTGCGCGAGCTTCGtgctcgccgacgccgaggacgaccGCTGGCTCCCCGAG CTTCTGCATTATGATGTCAGGTATGTTCCTTGCTTTGTGCTCTTGGACAAGAATGGTAGAGCTCTAGCGAAGACCGGAGTTCCAACTAGCAGGCAGCATGTTATCGCGGGTCTTCATCACCTTCTTAACATGAAGCAACCATCTAGGCAGGAAGGAAAGAAGAGTTGA